Proteins from a genomic interval of Rattus norvegicus strain BN/NHsdMcwi chromosome 2, GRCr8, whole genome shotgun sequence:
- the Selenot gene encoding thioredoxin reductase-like selenoprotein T precursor (UGA stop codon recoded as selenocysteine), giving the protein MRLLLLLLVAASAVVRSEASANLGGVPSKRLKMQYATGPLLKFQICVSUGYRRVFEEYMRVISQRYPDIRIEGENYLPQPIYRHIASFLSVFKLVLIGLIIVGKDPFAFFGMQAPSIWQWGQENKVYACMMVFFLSNMIENQCMSTGAFEITLNDVPVWSKLESGHLPSMQQLVQILDNEMKLNVHMDSIPHHRS; this is encoded by the exons ATGAGGCTCTTGCTGCTTCTGCTGGTGGCGGCGTCGGCGGTGGTCCGCAGCGAGGCCTCTGCCAACCTGGGCGGCGTGCCCAGCAAGAGATTAAAGATGCAGTACGCCACGGGGCCGCTGCTCAAGTTTCAGATTTG tGTATCCTGAGGGTACAGGCGGGTGTTTGAGGAGTACATGCGGGTTATTAGCCAGCGGTATCCAGACATCCGCATTGAGGGGGAGAATTATCTCCCTCAACCAATTTATAG aCACATAGCATCTTTCCTGTCAGTCTTCAAACTAGTATTAATAGGCTTAATAATTGTTGGCAAAGATCCTTTTGCTTTTTTCGGCATGCAAGCTCCTAGCATCTGGCAGTGGGGCCAAGAAAATAAG GTTTATGCATGTATGATGGTCTTCTTCTTGAGCAACATGATTGAGAACCAGTGTATGTCAACAGGTGCATTTGAGATAACTTTAAATG atgtaccgGTATGGTCTAAGCTGGAATCTGGACATCTTCCATCCATGCAACAACTTGTTCAAATTCTTGACAATGAAATGAAACTCAATGTGCATATGGATTCAATCCCACATCATCGATCATAG
- the Eif2a gene encoding eukaryotic translation initiation factor 2A isoform X1 → MAPSTPLLTENLEKIAKSILLVRMGHCLPGAMEKMNIINVANKGLLHSFDLPKAVCLEFSPNNTVLATWQPYTTSKDGTAGTPNLQLYDVKTGTCLKSFIQKKMQNWCPSWSDDEIICARNVNNEVHFFENNNFNTIANKLHLQKVNDFNLSPGTQPFKVAVYVPGSKGAPSFVRLYQYPNFAGPQAALANKSFFKADKVTMLWNKKATAVLVIASTDVDKTGASYYGEQTLHYIATNGESAVVQLPKNGPIYDVAWNPSSTEFCAVYGFMPAKATVFNLKCDPVFDFGTGPRNAAFYSPHGHILVLAGFGNLRGQMEVWDVKNYKLISKPVASDSTYFAWCPDGEHILTATCAPRLRVNNGYKIWHYTGSLLYKYDVPSNGELWQVSWQPFLDGIFPAKTITYQAVPSEVPSEEPKVATAYRPPALRNKPVTSSKLHEEEPPQNMKPHPSSDKPLSKTALKNQRKHEAKKAAKQEARNDLAPTPVPQSAPRSTVTQSASGDPEVDKKIKNLKKKLKAIEQLKEQAAAGKQLEKNQLEKIQKETALLQELEDLELGV, encoded by the exons TGAATATAATCAATGTCGCTAACAAGGGACTACTGCACTCCTTTGACCTCCCAAAAGCAGTTTGCCTTGAATTTTCACCAAACAACACTGTCCTGGCAACGTGGCAGCCTTACACTA CTTCTAAAGATGGTACAGCTGGGACCCCTAACCTACAACTTTATGACGTGAAGACTGGAACATGTTTAAAATCTTTCATACAGAAAAAAATGCAGAATTG GTGTCCTTCCTGGTCAGATGATGAAATTATTTGTGCCCGGAATGTTAACAATGAAGTTCACTTCTTTGAGAACAACAATTTTA ACACAATTGCAAATAAATTACATTTGCAAAAAGTTAATGACTTTAATTTATCACCTGGAACCCAACCTTTTAAG GTCGCAGTTTATGTCCCTGGAAGTAAAGGTGCACCTTCATTTGTTAGATTATATCAGTACCCCAACTTTGCTGGACCCCAAGCCGCACTGGCCAATAAAAGCTTCTTTAAAGCCGATAAGGTTACGATGCTGTGGAATAAAAAAG CTACTGCTGTGCTGGTAATAGCCAGTACAGATGTTGACAAGACAGGCGCTTCCTACTATGGGGAACAAACACTGCACTACATTGCGACAAATGGAGAAAGTGCTGTAGTACAATTAC CCAAAAATGGCCCAATTTATGATGTAGCTTGGAATCCTAGTTCTACGGAGTTTTGTGCTGTTTATGGTTTTATGCCTGCGAAAGCAACAGTTTTTAACCTGAAGTGTGATCCTGTGTTTGACTTTGGGACTGGTCCTCGCAACGCAGCATTCTATAGCCCTCATGGACATATATTAGTACTGGCTGGATTTGGAAACCTTCGAGGACAAATGGAAGTATGGGATGTTAAAAACTACAAGCTTATTTCTAAGCCTGTGGCTTCTGATTCTACATATTTTGCCTGGTGCCCAGATGGTGAGCATATCTTAACAGCCACGTGTGCTCCTAGGTTACGTGTTAATAATGGGTATAAGATTTGGCATTACACTGGCTCTCTCTTGTATAAGTATGATGTGCCATCCAATGGCGAATTGTGGCAGGTTTCTTGGCAGCCATTTTTGGATGGAATATTTCCAGCAAAAACGATAACGTACCAAGCAGTTCCAAGTGAAGTGCCTAGTGAGGAGCCTAAAGTTGCAACAGCTTATAGACCTCCAGCCTTAAGAAATAAACCAGTCACCAGTTCCAAGCTG CATGAAGAGGAACCTCCCCAGAATATGAAGCCACATCCATCAAGTGACAAGCCATTATCAAAAACAGCCCTTAAAAATCAAAGGAAGCATGAAGCTAAAAAAGCTGCAAAACAG GAGGCAAGAAATGATTTGGCTCCTACTCCTGTCCCACAGAGTGCACCACGGAGCACTGTCACCCAGTCTGCTTCGGGTGATCCTGAAGTagacaaaaaaattaagaatctaAAGAAG AAACTGAAAGCGATAGAGCAGCTGAAAGAGCAGGCAGCCGCTGGGAAGCAGCTAGAGAAAAATCAG TTGGAGAAAATTCAAAAAGAGACAGCCCTTCTCCAAGAACTTGAAGATTTGGAATTGGGAGTTTGA
- the Eif2a gene encoding eukaryotic translation initiation factor 2A, with amino-acid sequence MAPSTPLLTVRGSEGLYMVNGPPHFTESTVLPREPGKNCKVYTFSKDGTLFAWSNGEKVNIINVANKGLLHSFDLPKAVCLEFSPNNTVLATWQPYTTSKDGTAGTPNLQLYDVKTGTCLKSFIQKKMQNWCPSWSDDEIICARNVNNEVHFFENNNFNTIANKLHLQKVNDFNLSPGTQPFKVAVYVPGSKGAPSFVRLYQYPNFAGPQAALANKSFFKADKVTMLWNKKATAVLVIASTDVDKTGASYYGEQTLHYIATNGESAVVQLPKNGPIYDVAWNPSSTEFCAVYGFMPAKATVFNLKCDPVFDFGTGPRNAAFYSPHGHILVLAGFGNLRGQMEVWDVKNYKLISKPVASDSTYFAWCPDGEHILTATCAPRLRVNNGYKIWHYTGSLLYKYDVPSNGELWQVSWQPFLDGIFPAKTITYQAVPSEVPSEEPKVATAYRPPALRNKPVTSSKLHEEEPPQNMKPHPSSDKPLSKTALKNQRKHEAKKAAKQEARNDLAPTPVPQSAPRSTVTQSASGDPEVDKKIKNLKKKLKAIEQLKEQAAAGKQLEKNQLEKIQKETALLQELEDLELGV; translated from the exons AGTGAATATAATCAATGTCGCTAACAAGGGACTACTGCACTCCTTTGACCTCCCAAAAGCAGTTTGCCTTGAATTTTCACCAAACAACACTGTCCTGGCAACGTGGCAGCCTTACACTA CTTCTAAAGATGGTACAGCTGGGACCCCTAACCTACAACTTTATGACGTGAAGACTGGAACATGTTTAAAATCTTTCATACAGAAAAAAATGCAGAATTG GTGTCCTTCCTGGTCAGATGATGAAATTATTTGTGCCCGGAATGTTAACAATGAAGTTCACTTCTTTGAGAACAACAATTTTA ACACAATTGCAAATAAATTACATTTGCAAAAAGTTAATGACTTTAATTTATCACCTGGAACCCAACCTTTTAAG GTCGCAGTTTATGTCCCTGGAAGTAAAGGTGCACCTTCATTTGTTAGATTATATCAGTACCCCAACTTTGCTGGACCCCAAGCCGCACTGGCCAATAAAAGCTTCTTTAAAGCCGATAAGGTTACGATGCTGTGGAATAAAAAAG CTACTGCTGTGCTGGTAATAGCCAGTACAGATGTTGACAAGACAGGCGCTTCCTACTATGGGGAACAAACACTGCACTACATTGCGACAAATGGAGAAAGTGCTGTAGTACAATTAC CCAAAAATGGCCCAATTTATGATGTAGCTTGGAATCCTAGTTCTACGGAGTTTTGTGCTGTTTATGGTTTTATGCCTGCGAAAGCAACAGTTTTTAACCTGAAGTGTGATCCTGTGTTTGACTTTGGGACTGGTCCTCGCAACGCAGCATTCTATAGCCCTCATGGACATATATTAGTACTGGCTGGATTTGGAAACCTTCGAGGACAAATGGAAGTATGGGATGTTAAAAACTACAAGCTTATTTCTAAGCCTGTGGCTTCTGATTCTACATATTTTGCCTGGTGCCCAGATGGTGAGCATATCTTAACAGCCACGTGTGCTCCTAGGTTACGTGTTAATAATGGGTATAAGATTTGGCATTACACTGGCTCTCTCTTGTATAAGTATGATGTGCCATCCAATGGCGAATTGTGGCAGGTTTCTTGGCAGCCATTTTTGGATGGAATATTTCCAGCAAAAACGATAACGTACCAAGCAGTTCCAAGTGAAGTGCCTAGTGAGGAGCCTAAAGTTGCAACAGCTTATAGACCTCCAGCCTTAAGAAATAAACCAGTCACCAGTTCCAAGCTG CATGAAGAGGAACCTCCCCAGAATATGAAGCCACATCCATCAAGTGACAAGCCATTATCAAAAACAGCCCTTAAAAATCAAAGGAAGCATGAAGCTAAAAAAGCTGCAAAACAG GAGGCAAGAAATGATTTGGCTCCTACTCCTGTCCCACAGAGTGCACCACGGAGCACTGTCACCCAGTCTGCTTCGGGTGATCCTGAAGTagacaaaaaaattaagaatctaAAGAAG AAACTGAAAGCGATAGAGCAGCTGAAAGAGCAGGCAGCCGCTGGGAAGCAGCTAGAGAAAAATCAG TTGGAGAAAATTCAAAAAGAGACAGCCCTTCTCCAAGAACTTGAAGATTTGGAATTGGGAGTTTGA